The Rhizorhabdus wittichii RW1 genome segment TTCTCGTCGTCGCCCGCCTCGATCGTTTGGCGCGATCCACCATCGAACTCCTGCACATCGCGGAACGCATCAAGGAAAAGCAGGCAGGATTACAATCGCTTGATGAACCTTGGGCCGATACCACGTCCCCGTCTGGCGTGATGATCATGACCGTATTCGCTGGGATCGCCCAGTTCGAGCGGACTCTCATATTGAGCCGAACCGAGGAGGGGCGAAAGGCGGCGATGGCGCGCGGTGTGAGCTTCGGACGCCCAAAGAAAATGCGCCCAGATCAGGCGGAGCTCGCTCGCCAACTCGTTCTCGAGGGTAAGTCCATTAGCGCCGTCGCAAGGACCTTCAACGTTCACCCGGCCACCATCTATCGCTGTATCGAGCCAAACAGTGCCTTATGACACTTTCCTGTTCCGCTCAGCCGCACGACCCATAGCCTGCTCGACATCGAGCGCGGTTACGCGCCGCACCGCGTCCGCCCGCGTCCGCTCAGCGGTCGCCTGCGCGATGGCGGCCCGGCCATTGTTGAACACCGGGATCGGGATCGAGATCGCGAACACCGCGGCGGTGTCGTTGGTCGCTTCCAGTCGCCGCAGCGCCGGTCCGACGTTGATGTCGGGCACCCGATTGGCCCGAGCAAGCCGGATGCCGGCGTCGGCGATGGCCAGATCGGCATCGGCCGCCGCCAGCGCCAGCGTGCCTTGCGCACTTGGCGGGGCGACCGGCCCGAAGGTCGCGGCAGGGAGGCGATCGAGCAGTGTTACGTCCAGCGCGCCATCTATCGGACGACCGATCCGGCGCGCGAGATTGGTCCTGGCCGCCTCCGCAAGCCGCGTCAGCCGCTCGACGTTGGCATCCGCGTTGATCCGCGCCACGTCGGCGCGCTGCTGTTCGAGCGGCGATGCCCGGCCCGCCTGAACGCGGACCCCGGCGCCGCGCAGGACTTCCGCCGCGATCCGGGCTTGGTCGCGTGCCGTCGCCAAGCGGCGTTCGGCCGCGACCGCCTCGACATAGAGCTGCGTCACCTGCACGCGGATATCGGCCTCTGCGATCGCGGCTTGGAGCTGCGCCCGAGATAGCTGCGCGCCGGCGACGGCGACACGCGCGCTTCGCTTGCCGCCCAGCTCGATCGGGATCGCAACCCCGACCGTCGTTTCAGCGCTCCGCAGCCCCCGATAAGGCCCGGAACCCACGACATTCTCGACCTGACCCTGAAAGGTCGGATTGGGGCGGAGGCCCGCGAC includes the following:
- a CDS encoding outer membrane efflux protein (PFAM: outer membrane efflux protein~KEGG: sal:Sala_2447 outer membrane efflux protein) — encoded protein: MKKLIAAVLAAASCASIAQAQAQAQQAPVPAAPTSAQPMPAFTLDQAVLAAGGSAPANAAAAAGIEAAQAGRSVAGLRPNPTFQGQVENVVGSGPYRGLRSAETTVGVAIPIELGGKRSARVAVAGAQLSRAQLQAAIAEADIRVQVTQLYVEAVAAERRLATARDQARIAAEVLRGAGVRVQAGRASPLEQQRADVARINADANVERLTRLAEAARTNLARRIGRPIDGALDVTLLDRLPAATFGPVAPPSAQGTLALAAADADLAIADAGIRLARANRVPDINVGPALRRLEATNDTAAVFAISIPIPVFNNGRAAIAQATAERTRADAVRRVTALDVEQAMGRAAERNRKVS
- a CDS encoding Resolvase, N-terminal domain (PFAM: Resolvase, N-terminal domain; Resolvase helix-turn-helix domain protein~KEGG: mca:MCA1615 site-specific recombinase, resolvase family), whose product is MKLGYARVSTEDQNLEIQRGRLSEAGCEMMFEEKISGAARGRPELEKLMGHLRKDDVLVVARLDRLARSTIELLHIAERIKEKQAGLQSLDEPWADTTSPSGVMIMTVFAGIAQFERTLILSRTEEGRKAAMARGVSFGRPKKMRPDQAELARQLVLEGKSISAVARTFNVHPATIYRCIEPNSAL